The proteins below come from a single Oncorhynchus keta strain PuntledgeMale-10-30-2019 chromosome 32, Oket_V2, whole genome shotgun sequence genomic window:
- the LOC127914427 gene encoding keratin, type I cytoskeletal 15-like — protein sequence MQLMRTQKCGAVNVEMDCASSVDMSKVLEEMRTQSEGMVTKNQRDAAKWFESKVEVLQSQITTSTTEVKTSQSQVTDLKRTFQSLEIELHGLLTQV from the exons ATGCAGTTGATGCGGACACAGAAGTGTGGTGCTGTGAATGTGGAGATGGACTGTGCTTCCTCAGTGGACATGAGCAAGGTGCTGGAGGAGATGAGGACCCAGTCTGAGGGCATGGTGACAAAGAACCAGAGAGATGCTGCCAAGTGGTTCGAGAGCAAG gtggagGTGCTTCAGAGCCAGATCACCACCAGCACCACAGAGGTGAAGACCTCTCAGTCTCAGGTGACCGACCTGAAGAGGACCTTCCAGAGCCTGGAGATTGAACTACATGGCCTGCTCACTCAGGTATGA